In Alphaproteobacteria bacterium, one genomic interval encodes:
- a CDS encoding NTP/NDP exchange transporter — MTTTQNHNLEFSPIRGFLLPIHNHELKKFLPMSFMLCFVLFVYTILRDAKDTLIVTAPGAGPETIPFLKGGIVVPISIALVFLYTKLSNIYSRDTIFKFIVIVLVGYFALFSFVLFPNQNFFHPSPETITNLQLQFPNIKYIFPIWGYWSYTLFYLTAELWSAFMVTLMFWQFANEITRTQEAKRFYTLFGFIAAVAVFIAGFTSFYFSYYSAVDVTDTKAWSRTLQYLASAGIFSGVMIIYLYHWITKNVLTDPVYYDKAESVVKHKEEKPKLSFMESLSYLIHSKYLGFIAILVLSYGVTFGLCELLLKSKLAQQYPNPNEFNAFMGVLSMSTSIAGVVLILFVKNVIARFGWYVGAISTPIILLLTGAPFFFFYFNLELLTPLATLLGLTPLAVFILISMIQNVLTKAFKYSLFDATKEMAYIPLDQELKVKGKAAVDVIGGRLGKGSSGFIVAALLVITAGDITSLAPYIIGCIVFLVAIWMISIKGLNRLYSNIVKD, encoded by the coding sequence GTGACCACAACCCAAAACCACAATTTAGAATTCAGCCCTATTAGGGGCTTCTTGCTTCCTATTCATAATCATGAACTCAAGAAATTTCTCCCCATGAGTTTCATGCTCTGCTTTGTTTTATTTGTTTATACAATCTTGCGCGATGCAAAAGACACACTTATTGTAACCGCCCCTGGCGCTGGACCTGAAACAATCCCCTTCTTAAAAGGGGGTATCGTTGTCCCAATCTCAATTGCACTGGTATTCTTGTATACCAAGCTCTCTAACATCTACTCCAGAGATACAATTTTTAAGTTCATCGTGATTGTGCTCGTGGGCTATTTTGCTTTATTCAGCTTTGTTCTCTTCCCGAACCAAAATTTTTTCCATCCATCACCTGAAACCATCACCAATCTTCAGCTTCAATTCCCCAATATAAAGTATATTTTTCCAATCTGGGGCTATTGGAGCTATACACTTTTCTACCTAACGGCTGAACTTTGGAGTGCCTTTATGGTCACCTTGATGTTCTGGCAGTTTGCAAATGAAATCACCAGAACTCAGGAAGCAAAACGCTTCTACACACTCTTTGGATTTATTGCAGCAGTTGCTGTTTTTATCGCAGGTTTTACCAGTTTCTATTTTTCTTACTATAGCGCTGTTGATGTAACCGATACAAAAGCCTGGTCAAGAACACTTCAATATTTAGCCTCTGCTGGCATATTTTCCGGGGTGATGATTATCTATCTCTATCATTGGATCACCAAAAATGTTCTCACGGACCCTGTTTATTATGACAAAGCCGAAAGTGTGGTCAAGCACAAAGAAGAGAAACCAAAACTATCCTTTATGGAAAGTCTTTCTTATCTGATTCACTCTAAGTATCTTGGATTCATTGCAATCCTTGTCCTCTCCTATGGCGTTACTTTTGGACTTTGTGAACTCCTATTAAAATCGAAATTGGCACAACAATATCCTAATCCGAATGAATTCAATGCTTTTATGGGCGTTTTATCAATGTCCACAAGCATTGCTGGGGTTGTTCTTATCCTTTTTGTAAAAAATGTCATTGCCCGTTTTGGTTGGTATGTTGGGGCTATTTCTACGCCTATTATTCTTCTCTTAACAGGAGCTCCCTTTTTCTTCTTTTATTTCAATCTGGAACTCCTCACACCTCTCGCAACTCTTCTGGGACTTACACCCCTTGCTGTCTTCATCCTCATTTCAATGATTCAAAATGTTTTAACAAAAGCGTTCAAGTATTCACTCTTTGATGCAACAAAAGAAATGGCCTATATTCCGCTTGATCAAGAATTAAAGGTCAAAGGGAAGGCTGCGGTTGATGTGATCGGTGGACGTCTAGGCAAAGGCTCAAGTGGATTTATTGTGGCAGCTTTGTTGGTTATCACAGCAGGTGACATAACATCACTTGCACCCTACATTATCGGTTGTATCGTTTTCTTGGTCGCCATCTGGATGATTTCCATTAAAGGCTTAAATCGACTTTATTCGAATATTGTCAAAGATTAA
- a CDS encoding SEL1-like repeat protein — protein sequence MSSLQSKASEITIYSYDLIRDDSSGAIKKIYLQKIVTEHTVSVRQLTKILTPQNTALFSRPIFFLKKADIHALPSAFQSNGWARFFEAMYFTVSGKNCPASMSPQERDSKTVDLEETIRILTELSTDPVTDPHLLPLVNNTLGILYNRALGIARDLSKAFSYFELAAKGGLAQAHIYLGIFYGNGLIVQKDIHTAIAHFKIAMNSGSIEALYQLGNLFCLEKEKIEKSLPYFTAAAQKKHPTALFWLGYLAVEQAKSKSLSKKEKMNLERKAVEHYREAAQLDCVAAQLDLGQAHVFGYLGLPKKNALALKYFTSATQNRSSEGAGNLGTLYVKSCDPIDNQYETAITYFLKACRYNPANLEKTVTTINKLLRHLANSPSKEAYAIASALSKRVTSYGDKHHLFISSEAYPLAPLSKKNITDQPPQLDNAEAIKNLVTFGQTARSYYRKTLSAEEDALFLAEESERLERTKDLVENFIPILSYFCDLYSVYIERHGAESQSVDFLTFASTTSTWRPAAQHHLLSRLYCLNARDIFYIHKILGKMYFFSHLVSALPFHRWEDKKLVTTVHMRLLNYYLQIMATEVTDIGKLADDPVTTLNHLINTCYWDMCQLLTTAKEQHHKINSLERIMIIAVTYSMIHRQTNPQTQQLLIEAFLSQVLNCPALKEESIHEFDLFLNQYQNNAPVTLETIIALGITNIHDALPIATKALKNHSHINDFKIKSAAIVAFFNERYAHFHAAKLEAERKAKEEAQALKAKEKAEKEAALRKILKEKVLKSQKEILEKLQKDIDAHACGESKTRALQEDLGRLQTLHQETIAFATYSQTLKDKFLKTHRKIQALIAMEPSMSPANPPLMIELNTQPVSSSPDKTNMKSEVLQLLEEREALKSKKEIESTLKKEERAQARATKRADYVEAHTPQIEEPTLPSLPEPVRLDSIESFQDKTTENIFTSQSDQYAGKAVFLLNLINRSKSITEIRSQITHGQNLEPLIGHALKVKGVKNPLQQYSLRINDKYRITFYWDKTGKKAHHVWFGDYHA from the coding sequence ATGTCATCTTTGCAGTCTAAAGCATCTGAAATCACCATCTACAGTTATGATCTCATACGTGATGATTCTAGTGGCGCCATTAAAAAGATCTACCTTCAAAAGATCGTTACTGAACACACCGTCTCAGTCAGACAATTAACGAAAATTTTAACGCCTCAAAACACAGCCCTTTTCTCTCGCCCTATTTTCTTTTTAAAAAAGGCAGATATTCATGCATTGCCATCAGCCTTTCAGTCAAATGGATGGGCGCGCTTCTTTGAGGCGATGTATTTCACTGTTTCCGGTAAAAACTGCCCTGCATCGATGAGCCCTCAAGAACGGGATTCAAAAACAGTTGATCTTGAGGAAACAATCCGTATTCTCACAGAACTCAGCACTGATCCCGTTACAGATCCCCACCTGCTTCCTCTTGTAAACAACACCCTTGGCATTCTTTACAATAGAGCACTTGGCATAGCAAGAGACTTATCAAAAGCATTTTCTTATTTCGAATTGGCTGCAAAGGGTGGTCTTGCTCAGGCTCACATATATCTCGGTATTTTTTATGGCAACGGCCTTATCGTTCAGAAAGATATTCACACGGCTATTGCGCATTTTAAAATTGCCATGAATTCAGGATCAATTGAAGCTCTGTACCAATTGGGAAATCTCTTTTGTTTAGAAAAAGAGAAAATTGAAAAATCGCTCCCCTATTTTACTGCAGCTGCTCAGAAAAAGCATCCAACTGCACTCTTTTGGTTGGGTTATTTAGCCGTCGAACAGGCAAAATCAAAATCCTTATCTAAAAAGGAAAAGATGAACTTAGAACGCAAGGCCGTTGAGCATTATAGAGAAGCCGCGCAATTAGATTGTGTTGCCGCTCAACTTGACTTAGGACAAGCCCATGTATTTGGATACCTTGGCTTGCCTAAGAAAAATGCACTAGCACTCAAATATTTCACTTCCGCAACACAAAACAGATCTTCAGAAGGAGCAGGGAATCTTGGTACACTGTACGTCAAATCATGTGATCCAATTGACAATCAATATGAAACAGCCATCACGTACTTTTTAAAAGCCTGTCGATACAACCCTGCAAATTTAGAAAAGACAGTCACTACCATCAATAAACTACTAAGGCACCTCGCCAATAGCCCTTCAAAAGAAGCTTATGCTATTGCCTCAGCCCTTTCAAAACGCGTCACCTCTTATGGTGACAAACATCATTTATTTATCTCCTCTGAAGCATATCCTCTGGCACCACTTTCCAAGAAAAACATAACTGATCAACCACCTCAACTCGACAATGCAGAAGCAATAAAAAACCTTGTAACTTTTGGTCAAACGGCTCGCTCTTACTATCGAAAGACATTATCGGCTGAAGAAGATGCTCTCTTTTTAGCTGAAGAAAGCGAAAGACTTGAACGAACAAAAGATTTGGTTGAAAATTTTATACCAATTCTTAGTTATTTTTGTGATCTATATTCAGTTTATATAGAAAGGCACGGCGCAGAATCACAATCTGTTGATTTTTTAACATTTGCAAGCACAACATCCACTTGGAGACCTGCGGCACAACATCACTTACTCTCTCGGCTCTATTGCCTCAATGCACGCGATATTTTCTATATCCACAAAATTCTAGGGAAAATGTATTTTTTCAGCCATCTTGTTTCTGCTTTGCCTTTTCATCGATGGGAAGATAAAAAACTTGTGACAACTGTTCACATGAGGCTGCTCAATTATTATCTCCAAATTATGGCAACCGAGGTCACTGACATTGGCAAATTAGCGGACGATCCAGTCACAACACTTAACCATTTAATCAACACCTGTTACTGGGATATGTGTCAACTTCTGACCACCGCAAAAGAACAACACCATAAAATAAATAGTCTCGAGCGGATCATGATCATAGCCGTAACATATAGCATGATTCATCGACAAACAAATCCTCAGACGCAACAACTGCTCATTGAGGCCTTTTTGTCTCAAGTTCTTAATTGTCCTGCTCTCAAAGAAGAATCAATCCATGAATTTGATCTCTTTCTGAATCAGTATCAAAATAATGCGCCAGTGACACTTGAAACAATTATTGCGCTTGGGATCACAAATATACATGATGCATTGCCAATTGCAACAAAAGCGCTCAAGAATCACTCCCACATCAATGACTTTAAAATAAAGTCAGCCGCGATTGTTGCCTTCTTCAATGAAAGATATGCTCATTTTCACGCAGCAAAACTCGAAGCCGAACGCAAAGCAAAAGAAGAAGCACAAGCTCTCAAAGCAAAGGAAAAAGCTGAGAAAGAAGCAGCCCTCCGGAAAATCCTAAAGGAGAAAGTACTCAAATCCCAAAAAGAAATTCTGGAAAAACTCCAAAAGGACATTGATGCGCATGCCTGTGGAGAAAGTAAAACACGCGCTTTACAAGAAGATCTAGGGCGCCTGCAAACACTCCATCAAGAAACGATTGCCTTTGCAACCTACTCACAAACTCTCAAGGATAAATTTCTAAAAACGCATCGAAAAATTCAAGCTCTCATAGCGATGGAGCCTTCGATGAGCCCTGCAAACCCACCTCTCATGATTGAGCTAAATACCCAACCCGTTTCATCTTCACCTGATAAAACAAATATGAAAAGTGAGGTCCTGCAACTCCTTGAGGAAAGAGAAGCCTTAAAGTCAAAAAAGGAAATTGAATCTACTCTTAAAAAAGAAGAACGCGCCCAAGCACGGGCAACCAAACGAGCAGACTATGTAGAAGCACACACACCCCAAATAGAGGAGCCAACACTACCTTCTTTGCCTGAACCCGTTAGACTGGATTCAATTGAATCCTTTCAAGATAAAACCACTGAAAATATCTTTACATCACAATCAGATCAATATGCTGGCAAAGCGGTGTTTCTGCTCAATCTCATCAATCGCTCAAAAAGCATCACGGAAATCAGATCACAAATCACACATGGACAAAATCTTGAACCCTTGATTGGCCACGCTCTTAAGGTAAAGGGGGTAAAGAACCCTCTCCAACAATACTCACTCCGCATTAACGACAAATACCGAATTACTTTTTACTGGGATAAAACTGGTAAAAAAGCACATCATGTTTGGTTTGGCGATTATCATGCATAA
- a CDS encoding DNA recombination protein RmuC, whose product MTDIGFMLTSGACGFFIASIVWFFIYTRAQQKISHLEQEISALQMAQELEAKHFGEKLALLQKTEEGFKDQIKALSADILKNNSEQFLNLAAQSFKTLQQGAVGEFEKKHQALTDVLKPVQESLLKMGEHLTEVEKTRVGAYEGLKQHVLSMLETQKELRQETGQLVKALRTPTARGRWGEIQLRRVVEMAGMLSHCDFTEQVSGQHEEGRLRPDVIIHLPAGKTIVVDAKTPLIAYLESLEVHTEKERKEALDRHAKHIRDHMRSLGSKAYWGQFEESPEFVVMFLPGENFFSAALEVDPELIEIGMQNGVILSTPTTLIALLRAVSYGWRQESLAENARQISDVGQELHKRLSDMKGHLDQLGLQLSRSVESYNKTIGTFETRVLVSARKFEDLKVISAENKLDRPEEIEKQPRKLVGS is encoded by the coding sequence ATGACGGATATCGGATTCATGTTAACATCAGGGGCTTGCGGATTTTTCATCGCAAGCATCGTTTGGTTTTTTATTTACACAAGAGCGCAACAAAAAATCTCTCATTTAGAGCAGGAAATCTCAGCTCTCCAAATGGCCCAAGAGCTTGAAGCAAAGCATTTTGGTGAGAAATTAGCCTTGCTGCAGAAAACAGAAGAAGGCTTTAAAGATCAAATCAAAGCTCTGTCTGCGGATATTTTAAAGAACAATAGTGAACAATTTTTGAACCTTGCCGCTCAATCATTCAAAACGCTTCAACAAGGCGCTGTTGGTGAGTTTGAAAAAAAGCACCAGGCGCTTACAGATGTGCTAAAGCCAGTACAGGAATCTCTTTTGAAAATGGGTGAGCATCTAACTGAGGTTGAAAAAACACGTGTTGGTGCATATGAAGGGCTTAAGCAACATGTGCTCTCAATGCTTGAAACGCAAAAAGAACTTAGGCAAGAGACAGGGCAGCTGGTAAAGGCGCTCAGAACACCAACGGCGCGCGGTCGTTGGGGTGAGATTCAATTGCGGCGTGTTGTTGAAATGGCGGGGATGCTCTCGCACTGTGATTTCACAGAGCAAGTCTCTGGTCAGCATGAGGAAGGTCGTTTGCGTCCTGATGTGATCATTCATTTGCCGGCGGGCAAAACCATTGTGGTTGATGCCAAAACGCCACTCATTGCCTATCTTGAAAGCCTTGAGGTGCATACGGAGAAAGAGCGCAAAGAGGCGCTTGATCGCCATGCGAAACATATCCGTGATCATATGCGATCACTCGGTAGCAAAGCCTATTGGGGGCAGTTTGAAGAATCGCCAGAGTTTGTTGTGATGTTTCTGCCGGGTGAGAATTTTTTCAGTGCAGCTCTTGAGGTTGATCCTGAGTTGATTGAGATCGGTATGCAAAATGGTGTGATTCTGTCAACACCAACAACGCTCATTGCCTTGCTGAGAGCTGTTTCTTATGGCTGGCGTCAAGAGAGTTTGGCTGAAAATGCACGTCAGATCAGTGATGTTGGTCAAGAGCTTCATAAGAGATTATCGGATATGAAAGGCCATTTGGATCAGTTGGGCCTTCAATTGTCTCGATCCGTTGAGTCTTATAATAAAACAATTGGGACCTTTGAAACGCGCGTTCTAGTGAGTGCGCGTAAGTTTGAAGATTTAAAAGTGATTTCTGCAGAAAATAAGCTTGATCGTCCTGAAGAGATTGAGAAACAACCCAGAAAGCTCGTTGGGTCTTAG
- a CDS encoding tyrosine recombinase XerC: protein MADQKEIKILPLDDHLLSLFSQWLEKLAVEKAYSPLTITSYRHDVGSFFSFMNQHLGETLTLKVLIDLTVTDFRSWLSSLAAEQLKTVSRARALSALKGFYKYLEREGHGINSRLSLLQSPKRERKLPRPIVKEAIDTVLSEMENHLEPWIGRRDRALYLLLYATGLRISEALSLKVKDLIHKPHILTILGKGKKERLIPLLPAIHDEIDLYLKTCPYPTEPDRALFLGFKGKKLQPDVARKHLRLIRKMYNLPDETTPHSFRHSFASHLLQNGADMRSIQELMGHASLSSTQQYTEIDLEHLISSYQNAHPRSGKP from the coding sequence ATGGCAGATCAGAAAGAGATCAAAATCCTGCCTCTTGATGATCATTTGCTGAGCCTCTTTTCTCAATGGCTTGAAAAGCTAGCCGTTGAAAAAGCATATTCTCCATTGACAATCACTTCATATCGCCATGATGTCGGCTCATTTTTTTCCTTCATGAATCAACATCTTGGAGAAACACTTACACTCAAAGTGCTTATTGATTTAACAGTCACAGACTTCAGAAGCTGGCTTTCTTCTCTAGCAGCTGAGCAATTGAAAACTGTGTCTCGCGCACGCGCTCTTTCAGCGCTTAAAGGCTTTTACAAATACCTTGAACGTGAAGGCCACGGAATCAACAGCAGACTTTCGCTTTTACAAAGCCCCAAACGCGAGAGAAAACTCCCGCGCCCCATTGTAAAGGAAGCAATCGATACAGTTCTCTCTGAAATGGAAAACCATCTTGAGCCTTGGATTGGAAGGCGCGATCGTGCGCTCTACCTGCTCCTATATGCAACTGGACTGAGGATTAGCGAGGCTTTGAGTTTAAAAGTCAAAGATCTTATTCACAAACCACATATTTTGACAATCCTCGGTAAAGGCAAAAAAGAAAGACTGATCCCTCTTCTACCCGCCATCCACGATGAAATCGACCTTTACCTTAAAACATGCCCCTATCCAACTGAACCGGACCGAGCTCTTTTTCTCGGCTTTAAAGGAAAAAAGCTCCAGCCTGATGTTGCAAGAAAACATCTGCGACTCATTCGCAAAATGTATAATTTACCTGATGAAACAACGCCCCACAGTTTCCGACACTCCTTTGCCAGCCATCTCTTACAAAATGGAGCTGATATGAGATCAATCCAAGAACTCATGGGCCATGCCTCTTTATCATCAACACAGCAATATACAGAGATTGATTTGGAGCATCTCATCAGCTCTTATCAAAATGCCCATCCACGGTCAGGGAAACCCTAA
- the fsa gene encoding fructose-6-phosphate aldolase: MKFFVDTANFSEIKELAETGLLDGVTTNPSLVSKTNDNFIDLITKIAKLISGPVSAEVASTDYTNMMKEGEYLASLAKNIAVKVPLTQDGLKVCKNLTSAGAMVNVTLCFSASQALLAAKAGATFISPFIGRLDDISCDGLSLISDIVTIYQNYDFATEVLVASIRNPLHIVEAAKMGAHVATIPPQIMKQLFHHPLTDLGLEKFTQDWQKSGQSIFAA; this comes from the coding sequence ATGAAATTTTTTGTTGATACTGCTAACTTCTCAGAAATTAAAGAACTTGCTGAAACAGGCCTTTTAGATGGCGTGACAACAAACCCATCTCTTGTCTCCAAAACAAACGATAACTTCATCGATCTTATCACCAAAATTGCCAAGCTTATCAGTGGTCCTGTGAGTGCTGAAGTCGCTTCCACTGATTATACCAATATGATGAAAGAAGGTGAATATCTCGCAAGCCTCGCTAAGAATATCGCTGTCAAAGTTCCTTTAACGCAAGACGGCCTCAAAGTTTGCAAAAATTTAACATCAGCTGGTGCTATGGTCAATGTAACTTTATGTTTTTCAGCTTCACAGGCTCTCCTCGCTGCAAAAGCGGGTGCAACATTTATTTCTCCTTTTATCGGACGGCTTGATGATATCAGCTGCGATGGCCTCTCTCTCATTTCTGACATTGTCACAATCTACCAAAATTATGATTTCGCAACTGAAGTTCTTGTTGCGTCAATCCGCAACCCTCTCCACATCGTTGAGGCTGCCAAAATGGGTGCTCATGTCGCAACCATTCCGCCTCAAATCATGAAACAATTGTTTCATCATCCGCTCACCGATCTTGGGCTTGAAAAATTCACACAAGATTGGCAAAAGTCAGGCCAATCTATCTTTGCTGCTTGA
- a CDS encoding primosomal protein N', whose protein sequence is MLFDHNPAESSHQSSATGKILRILLPVKLDKAYDYSLPAHLDAEEGSYVEVSFGPQRLIGVVWQVHYELPKDIKLKPVGAVLPVPAMTQVMRDFVEWVGRYTMTPMGLILKMCLSGSDLRAKAVPHKLCELLPRALEPGLKLTETRKKVIEILQRQKIMSLADLAEKAGCGASTIQKMAEIGILKIDLLFPWQMRKPYGAMSSNATLSPEQQKAAEVLVQHCRAEKYTCTVIDGVTGSGKTEVYFEAIAECLNAGRQVLVMLPEIALSDGWFRRFEKRFGVSPDLWHSDLSQKKRRETWMGCVTGKSSLIVGARSSLFLPFRNLGLIIVDEEHESAYKQEEGVLYQGRDMAIVRAHLSQIPIFLASATPSLETWQNVQQERYDLVALRERHGGAQFPEVNLVDLKENKPPSQRWIAPIFIEKMHEVLNRGEQVMLFLNRRGYAPLILCRSCGHRFQCPHCTAWLVEHRAKGVLQCHHCDFSIPFPNHCPKCKAVGELAACGPGVERIAEEVKRLFPTWDVGVITSDTMQHPLKLAEMMQAIYDRRIQILIGTQMLAKGHHFPHLTLVGVIDADAGMMGGDLRAAEKTFQLLQQVAGRAGREDMPGSVYIQTHHPENPILEAMQQDNRDAFVAYELEMRNASMMPPFYRLAAVILSGSDMGQVLSAAEDLARLQPSKNEHVVLLGPAPAPIAILRGKYRVRFLIKAPKAFKMQSFIAEWLSKSKIPSAIKLQIDVDPYHFL, encoded by the coding sequence ATGCTTTTTGATCACAATCCAGCCGAGTCTTCTCATCAGTCTTCTGCAACGGGTAAAATCTTGCGTATTTTATTGCCTGTTAAGCTTGACAAGGCTTATGACTATAGCTTGCCAGCTCACCTAGATGCGGAAGAGGGTAGTTATGTTGAGGTGTCATTTGGTCCGCAAAGACTGATCGGTGTTGTGTGGCAAGTTCATTATGAACTCCCTAAAGATATTAAGTTAAAGCCTGTCGGCGCTGTTTTGCCTGTGCCTGCCATGACCCAGGTGATGCGTGATTTTGTTGAATGGGTTGGGCGATATACAATGACCCCCATGGGTTTGATTTTAAAAATGTGTTTAAGCGGAAGTGACTTAAGAGCAAAGGCCGTCCCTCATAAGCTCTGTGAATTGCTTCCGAGAGCATTAGAGCCTGGGTTGAAGCTGACAGAAACACGCAAAAAAGTGATTGAAATTTTGCAGAGGCAAAAGATAATGTCTCTGGCGGATCTTGCTGAAAAAGCAGGCTGTGGGGCCTCAACAATCCAGAAGATGGCTGAAATTGGTATCCTTAAAATTGATTTGCTTTTTCCTTGGCAAATGAGAAAACCATATGGTGCTATGTCATCCAATGCAACACTCTCGCCAGAGCAACAGAAGGCTGCAGAGGTTTTGGTTCAACACTGTAGGGCTGAAAAATATACCTGCACAGTCATTGATGGTGTGACAGGGTCAGGCAAGACAGAAGTTTATTTTGAGGCAATTGCAGAGTGCTTGAATGCAGGCAGGCAGGTGCTTGTGATGTTGCCTGAAATTGCGCTTAGTGATGGTTGGTTCAGGCGTTTTGAAAAGCGATTTGGCGTCTCGCCAGATTTGTGGCACTCAGATTTGAGTCAGAAAAAGAGACGTGAGACCTGGATGGGCTGTGTGACAGGGAAAAGCAGTTTGATTGTTGGAGCAAGATCTTCCTTGTTTCTGCCTTTCCGGAATTTAGGTCTTATCATTGTTGATGAAGAGCATGAATCTGCTTACAAGCAAGAAGAAGGAGTTCTCTACCAAGGACGTGATATGGCGATTGTGAGAGCTCATCTGTCACAAATTCCCATTTTCCTTGCTTCAGCAACGCCCTCCTTAGAGACATGGCAGAATGTTCAGCAGGAGCGATACGATTTGGTTGCCCTGCGTGAGAGGCATGGTGGTGCTCAGTTTCCAGAAGTGAATTTGGTTGATTTAAAAGAGAATAAGCCGCCATCACAACGCTGGATTGCGCCAATTTTCATTGAAAAAATGCATGAGGTTCTGAATCGTGGCGAACAGGTGATGCTCTTTTTGAATCGCCGAGGCTATGCACCCTTAATTTTATGCCGGTCTTGTGGTCATCGTTTTCAGTGTCCTCATTGTACAGCTTGGCTTGTGGAGCATCGTGCAAAAGGTGTGTTGCAATGTCATCATTGTGATTTTTCAATTCCTTTTCCAAATCACTGTCCAAAATGTAAGGCCGTTGGAGAGTTAGCAGCCTGTGGTCCTGGTGTTGAGCGGATCGCAGAAGAAGTAAAACGCTTGTTCCCGACTTGGGATGTCGGTGTGATTACCAGCGATACCATGCAACATCCTCTGAAATTAGCGGAGATGATGCAGGCTATTTATGACAGGCGTATCCAGATTTTGATTGGTACGCAAATGCTAGCCAAAGGACATCATTTTCCGCACCTGACATTGGTTGGGGTTATTGATGCTGATGCGGGCATGATGGGCGGAGATCTGCGTGCAGCAGAAAAAACATTTCAACTTTTACAGCAGGTTGCAGGCAGAGCGGGGAGAGAAGATATGCCGGGTTCGGTTTATATTCAAACCCACCATCCAGAAAATCCGATTTTAGAGGCGATGCAGCAGGATAACCGAGACGCTTTTGTTGCCTATGAGCTCGAAATGCGCAATGCATCAATGATGCCTCCCTTTTACAGGCTTGCAGCCGTTATTCTCTCAGGTAGTGACATGGGGCAGGTTCTGTCTGCTGCAGAGGACTTAGCCCGACTTCAACCTTCTAAAAATGAACATGTTGTTTTATTAGGTCCCGCGCCGGCACCTATTGCGATTTTGCGCGGGAAATACAGGGTTCGCTTTTTAATTAAGGCTCCAAAAGCTTTTAAAATGCAGTCCTTTATTGCTGAGTGGCTTTCGAAGTCAAAAATTCCATCAGCAATTAAACTTCAAATCGATGTTGACCCGTATCATTTCCTTTAA
- the atpH gene encoding ATP synthase F1 subunit delta gives MPSHLKSHSILARRYAKALFDYCAEHKEIEKVEKEVHLLQQMLGTDSGLQTYLSSDLVRLDDKNDILALIKAEGKISDTTMSFIAVVLENHRLDHLTEFCAAFTDMVAAYNGILEAQVISVYPLEKDQMADLKKCLDKNYNANVRIQQKVDPSIIGGLIVRVGSSMFDDSLKSKINNLAMMMKEGA, from the coding sequence TTGCCTTCCCATCTTAAAAGTCACTCAATTCTTGCAAGGCGATATGCAAAGGCGCTCTTTGATTATTGTGCCGAGCATAAAGAGATCGAAAAAGTAGAAAAAGAGGTTCATCTCCTGCAGCAAATGCTAGGGACAGACTCAGGATTGCAGACATATTTGTCGTCTGATTTGGTAAGATTAGATGATAAGAATGATATTCTTGCTTTAATAAAGGCAGAAGGCAAAATCTCTGATACAACAATGAGCTTTATAGCTGTGGTTCTCGAGAACCATCGGCTGGATCATTTGACAGAGTTTTGCGCAGCTTTTACAGATATGGTTGCTGCGTATAATGGTATTTTAGAGGCGCAAGTAATCTCAGTTTATCCTTTGGAAAAAGATCAAATGGCTGATTTAAAAAAGTGTCTTGATAAAAATTACAACGCGAATGTTCGAATTCAACAGAAAGTTGATCCTTCGATTATTGGTGGTTTAATCGTCAGGGTTGGCTCATCTATGTTTGATGACTCACTCAAATCTAAAATTAACAATCTTGCAATGATGATGAAAGAAGGTGCCTAA